From the Plasmodium vivax chromosome 5, whole genome shotgun sequence genome, one window contains:
- a CDS encoding hypothetical protein, conserved (encoded by transcript PVX_088910A) — translation MKCNASLLVLLSALLSAANALIRNGNNPQALVPEKGADPSGGQNNRSGENQDTCEIQKMAEEMMEKMMKEKDVFSSIMEPLQSKLTDDHLCSKMKYTNICLHEKDKTPLTFPCTSPQYEQLIHRFTYKKLCNSKVAFSNVLLKSFIDKKNEENTFNTIIQNYKVLSTCIDDDLKDIYNASIELFSDIRTSVTEITEKLWSKNMIEVLKTREQTIAGILCELRNGNNSPLVSNSFSYENFGILKVNYEGLLNQAYAAFSDYYSYFPAFAISMLEKGGLVDRLVAIHESLTNYRTRNILKKINEKSKNEVLNNEEIMHSLSSYKHHAGGTRGAFLQSRDVREVTQGDVSVDEKGDRATTAGGNQSASVAAAAPKDAGPTVAAPNTAATLKTAASPNAAATNTAAPPNMGATSPLSNPLYGTSSLQPKDVAVLVRDLLKNTNIIKFENNEPTSQMDDEEIKKLIESSFFDLSDNTMLMRLLIKPQAAILLIIESFIMMTPSPTRDAKTYCKKALVNGQLIETSDLNAATEEDDLINEFSSRYNLFYERLKLEELREIEQNRKALKNSKGTLSVLEVANSQNAPDGKGVNGSGNAANANAANANAANANAANANAANGNLANANLANANAANADAANANAANANAANANAANANLANANLANANLANANLANANLANANLANANAANANAANANAANGNAPNSNNGSGSPLIVVVGADLGEKTEDIIKNNVDVAALTADVEQAFKNLELQSGSFSANLSHALVLLSSIALLLFIF, via the coding sequence ATGAAGTGCAACGCCTCCTTGCTAGTCCTACTTAGCGCACTACTCAGCGCTGCGAACGCTTTGATACGGAATGGAAACAACCCGCAGGCATTAGTTCCTGAAAAGGGCGCTGACCCGAGTGGGGGCCAGAACAACCGCTCCGGAGAAAACCAAGACACGTGCGAAATTCAAAAGATGGCCGAAGaaatgatggaaaaaatgatgaaggaaaaagacgTGTTTAGCTCCATCATGGAACCTCTCCAGAGCAAATTAACTGACGATCATCTGtgttcaaaaatgaaatatacgAACATTTGTCTTCACGAAAAGGACAAAACTCCCTTGACCTTCCCCTGCACAAGTCCGCAGTACGAACAGCTAATTCATCGCTTCACTTATAAAAAGTTGTGCAACTCCAAGGTGGCCTTTAGCAACGTCTTGCTCAAATCCTTCatcgataaaaaaaatgaagaaaacacATTTAACACGATCATACAGAATTACAAAGTTCTGTCCACTTGCATTGACGATGATTTGAAGGACATTTATAATGCATCCATAGAGTTATTCTCCGACATAAGAACCTCCGTCACAGAAATTACCGAAAAGTTGTGGTCCAAAAATATGATCGAAGTTTTAAAGACAAGAGAGCAAACCATTGCAGGCATTTTATGTGAGTTAAGAAATGGAAATAATTCTCCCCTAGTATCGAACAGTTTTTCCtatgaaaattttggaaTTCTCAAGGTTAATTATGAGGGATTACTAAACCAGGCGTATGCGGCCTTTTCAGACTACTATTCATACTTTCCCGCTTTTGCCATTAGCATGTTAGAAAAGGGAGGGTTGGTCGACCGCTTGGTCGCCATCCATGAGAGCTTGACCAACTACAGGACGAGAAATATTCTCAAGAAGATCAATGAGAAGTCCAAAAATGAGGTCCTcaataatgaagaaattatGCACAGCTTGAGCAGTTACAAGCACCATGCCGGGGGCACGCGTGGCGCCTTCCTGCAGTCCAGAGATGTGCGCGAAGTTACGCAAGGAGATGTGAGCGTTGATGAGAAGGGCGACCGGGCCACCACCGCGGGGGGCAACCAAAGCGCAAGCGTGGCTGCGGCGGCCCCGAAGGATGCGGGCCCAACCGTGGCTGCTCCTAACACTGCTGCTACGCTCAAAACGGCTGCTTCCCCCAACGCGGCTGCTACTAAcactgctgctccccccaacATGGGTGCCACCTCCCCGCTGAGCAACCCCCTGTACGGCACCAGCTCCCTGCAGCCAAAGGACGTCGCGGTGCTGGTCAGAGATCTGCTCAAGAACACGAACATCATCAAGTTCGAGAATAACGAACCGACTAGCCAAATGGACGATGAAGAAATTAAGAAGCTCATTGAGAGCTCCTTTTTCGACTTGAGCGACAACACCATGTTAATGCGGTTGCTCATAAAGCCGCAGGCGGCCATCTTACTAATCATTGAGTCCTTCATTATGATGACGCCCTCCCCCACGAGGGACGCCAAGACCTATTGCAAGAAAGCCCTAGTTAATGGCCAGCTAATCGAAACCTCAGATTTAAACGCGGCGACGGAGGAAGACGACCTCATAAACGAGTTTTCCAGCAGGTACAATTTATTCTACGAGAGGCTCAAGCTGGAGGAGTTGCGCGAAATTGAACAGAACAGGAAAGCGCTCAAGAATTCGAAGGGCACCCTGTCCGTGCTGGAGGTCGCCAACTCGCAGAACGCCCCCGACGGGAAGGGCGTCAACGGGAGCGGAAACGCAGCAAATGCGAACGCCGCAAACGCAAACGCCGCAAACGCAAACGCCGCTAATGCAAACGCCGCAAATGGGAACCTCGCAAATGCAAACCTCGCAAACGCAAACGCCGCAAACGCAGACGCCGCAAACGCAAACGCCGCAAACGCAAACGCCGCTAATGCAAACGCCGCAAATGCAAACCTCGCAAATGCAAACCTCGCAAATGCAAACCTCGCAAATGCAAACCTCGCAAATGCAAACCTCGCAAATGCAAACCTCGCAAACGCAAACGCCGCAAACGCAAACGCCGCTAATGCAAACGCCGCAAATGGGAACGCCCCAAATAGCAACAACGGAAGCGGATCCCCCCTCATCGTAGTGGTAGGGGCCGATCTCGGCGAAAAAACCGAGGACATCATCAAGAACAACGTGGACGTGGCAGCCTTGACAGCCGACGTGGAACAAGCCTTTAAAAACCTCGAATTGCAGAGTGGAAGCTTCTCGGCAAACTTATCGCACGCGCTGGTTCTCCTCTCCTCCATTGCGTTGCtcctattcattttttaa
- a CDS encoding hypothetical protein (encoded by transcript PVX_088907A) encodes METENLEAAPEAVENDNTEYQYEGQDGISIMQEAEIVLITTSLGGIKSSFFSSLRAQNLLNCKKFLYVVVDSNRDTSTAKNLKDEELFNKWKEDELLKSNENGVLLPQVLIDGVSIGNDIALQNLEDEGNLDFIVSRLKCPNCLQEKSNTDVQCPHCKYDYVSLISEELIQENAVVRMLQGELYNEEETAE; translated from the exons ATGGAAACTGAAAACTTGGAAGCCGCCCCTGAGGCTGTGGAGAACGATAACACGGAGTACCAATATGAAG GACAAGATGGAATCTCAATAA TGCAAGAAGCAGAGATCGTCCTCATAACGACGTCTCTGGGGGGAATAAAGTCGTcgttcttttcttctttaagGGCACAGAACTTACTGAATTGTAAAAAGTTCCTCTACGTTGTTGTAGACTCCAATAGGGACACCAGCACGGCAAAAA ACTTGAAAGACGAGGAACTTTTCAACAAGTGGAAGGAAGACGAATTGCTGAAGTCAAACGAAAACGGAGTTTTGTTGCCCCAAGTTTTAATCGACGGAGTGTCAATAGGAAACGACATAGCATTGCAAAATTTGGAAGACGAAGGAAATTTGGACTTCATCGTGTCAAGGTTAAAGTGCCCAAACTGCTTACAGGAAAAATCGAACACAGATGTGCAGTGCCCTCACTGTAAGTATGACTACGTCAGTTTAATTTCAGAAGAGTTGATTCAAGAAAACGCGGTCGTACGGATGTTACAGGGGGAGCTGTATAATGAGGAGGAAACGGCAGAGTGA
- a CDS encoding hypothetical protein, conserved (encoded by transcript PVX_088915A) encodes MMKKKKTKKESSDVVNKGKGEGGNSLGHLAKEDKDGYAATREITLEGEISSIGDSPKREAGNISVEGDPPQRVSTAASVASPLERVHQIVGESQECRKYGESYEEETLLGEGEEEMSDMSTDEMLSGMESDEDVSEEVKQFSSGGELIYKHFYNDEINALSQEIQEKERLLGEVNKTVWVLKNRFVKLEKHIKSKKKEMAKRKKLVEEKKKIEEEENGACVNIQAKNHFLTKQNEKLKYERERNNEKIIRTQNDLMQCDHSIEEMKEKLIDKEKELKEWTLQIDKLQKEEFEVEKFALCQDKEIENMSYKLEKLNLERVEQEKKVNTMKTKNMQLQMELQANIKENEQMEEEKKKLRTKCKCVVDTINNRDQTIFKFEEEFTRYAKKREKLTHSCKAINEHIETQRGKNHLLSDQLKREESNLSKLKREVGKIQEELKKAYDERDILIKDLDCEKITTREKLEEKNNLQVSLTGLEKTLHKLTQSFEESKREYAKEELNSVEKNQLIKSSEQILTEQNGKLAKLSSKIKVLDEEKFKLQENLQKSKNEYTILEADMVGTQIKIKQMKSNIKKMEQELERQKEILYKFDFQTQVLTKKLNVASGISTFEKKKKSQKKIDTLEKEFTRYEEIYNTLNNEMKRISVELKNIKNQQMCMKEEKGNILQDTEKLELEIKSLESNVLTQNKEKENVMLIEMNLKIELDKMKEIFSNNLDSLNVLKKKKKENVQNEKLSEQDMNAHVDSLKVIVKNMNDELHKLNLQVHDRKSRCNNLELKLDAINVRSGEEEYQQRGEEEGGRPDRPDAQDNQHIHYKIKIEEDISKLKQEIETLDALIEKENQQVEQFQKTLNEIIQTNKSFSENIKCIDPQYKELLKKKNKLNKKCDQIKDDIASIEKHISEYKKKINGVENELNDVISDVRSVEDKVTALQENSRKMEGTINDIFVKIERASNQLRGLVGAKKKPLSSQLGASQSDDDGEDAPTGEATPTGGGAEQRAEQVPLEKRVFKQIQMESLKEKLALLFECFQSHGDNAVVREIYHVIEASE; translated from the coding sequence aaaggggaggggggtaATTCGCTGGGTCATCTGGCAAAGGAGGATAAGGATGGGTACGCCGCCACGAGGGAGATCACCCTGGAGGGTGAAATATCCTCGATTGGGGAttcccccaaaagggaggcCGGCAACATCAGCGTGGAGGGGgatcccccccaaagggtaAGCACCGCTGCCAGTGTGGCATCCCCTTTGGAGAGGGTGCACCAGATCGTCGGAGAAAGCCAAGAATGCCGCAAATACGGCGAATCCTACGAAGAGGAAACGCTGCtcggggagggggaagaagaaatgaGCGACATGTCGACGGACGAAATGCTGAGCGGCATGGAGAGTGACGAAGACGTCTCGGAGGAAGTGAAGCAGTTTAGCTCAGGAGGAGAACTCATCTACAAGCATTTTTATAACGACGAAATCAACGCGTTGTCGCAGGAGATACAGGAGAAGGAAAGGCTGCTGGGAGAAGTTAATAAGACAGTAtgggttttaaaaaatagatttGTGAAGCTGGAAAAGCACATCAAgagcaaaaagaaggaaatggcaaaaaggaagaaactggtggaggaaaagaaaaaaatcgaggaggaagaaaacggAGCATGTGTAAATATCCAAGCGAAGAaccattttttaacaaaacaaaatgaaaagctaaAATATGAGAGGGAAAGAAACAACGAAAAGATCATCAGAACGCAGAACGACCTCATGCAGTGTGACCACAGCATAGaagaaatgaaggaaaaattaatcgACAAGGAAAAGGAACTAAAGGAATGGACCCTTCAAATTGATAAGCTCCAAAAGGAGGAATTCGAAGTGGAGAAGTTTGCCCTCTGTCAAGAcaaagaaattgaaaatatgtCCTACAAATTGGAGAAGCTAAATTTGGAAAGAGtggaacaagaaaaaaaagtcaacACAATGAAGACGAAGAATATGCAGCTACAAATGGAGTTGCAAGCGaacataaaagaaaatgaacaaatggaagaagaaaaaaaaaaacttcgaACCAAGTGCAAGTGTGTTGTGGACACTATAAATAACAGAGACCAAAcgattttcaaatttgaagaggagTTCACCAGGTATGCtaagaagagggaaaaactAACGCATAGTTGTAAGGCCATAAATGAACACATCGAAAcgcagagggggaagaaccaCCTACTGAGTGATCAgctaaaaagggaagaatcCAACTTAAGCAAACTAAAGAGGGAAGTGGGGAAAATTCAAGAGGAATTGAAGAAGGCATATGACGAGAGGGACATTTTGATCAAAGATTTGGACTGCGAAAAAATCACAACGAGGGAGAAGctagaagagaaaaataaccTCCAAGTGAGCCTCACCGGATTGGAAAAGACACTTCATAAGCTAACCCAATCATTTGAAGAGTCAAAAAGAGAATACGCCAAGGAGGAACTAAACAGTGTAGAGAAGAACCAACTTATCAAGTCGAGTGAGCAGATACTAACCGAACAGAATGGCAAACTAGCCAAACTGagttcaaaaataaaagtgctggatgaagaaaaattcaaattgcaggaaaatttacaaaaaagcaaaaacgaaTACACCATTTTGGAAGCAGATATGGTAGGcacacaaataaaaattaagcaaatgAAAAGTAATATAAAGAAGATGGAACAAGAATTGGAAAGGCAGAAGGAGATCCTCTACAAATTTGACTTCCAAACGCAGGTGCTAACGAAGAAACTTAATGTTGCTTCCGGGATTAGTacctttgaaaaaaaaaaaaaaagtcaaaaaaaaatagacactCTGGAAAAGGAGTTCACCAGGTATGAAGAGATTTACAACACACTTAACAACGAAATGAAGCGGATCAGTGTGGagctgaaaaatataaaaaatcagCAGATGTGcatgaaggaggagaaggggaacaTTTTGCAGGACACAGAAAAACTCGAACTTGAAATTAAATCTCTAGAAAGCAACGTCCTTACGcagaataaagaaaaagaaaatgtcaTGCTCATCGAAATGAACCTAAAAATAGAGCTagacaaaatgaaggaaatcTTTTCCAACAATTTAGATAGCTTAAATgttctgaaaaaaaagaaaaaggaaaatgtccaaaatgaaaagctaaGCGAGCAAGACATGAATGCACACGTCGACTCGCTCAAGGTTATCGTAAAGAACATGAACGACGAACTGCATAAGCTAAATCTGCAAGTGCACGACAGGAAGAGTAGGTGCAACAATTTGGAGCTCAAGCTGGACGCAATCAACGTCCGCAGCGGGGAGGAGGAGTAtcagcagcggggggaggaggagggtgGCCGACCCGACCGACCAGACGCTCAAGACAATCAACACATTCACTACAAAATAAAGATAGAGGAAGACATTTCAAAGTTGAAGCAGGAGATAGAGACCCTAGACGCACtcatcgaaaaggaaaaccagCAGGTGGAGCAGTTCCAGAAGACGCTCAACGAGATCATTCAGACCAACAAATCTTTTAgcgaaaatataaaatgcatCGACCCGCAGTACAAAGagcttttgaaaaaaaagaacaaattgaataaaaaatgtgaccAAATTAAGGACGACATCGCCTCCATAGAGAAGCACATAAGtgagtacaaaaaaaaaatcaacggAGTGGAAAACGAGCTGAACGATGTAATATCGGATGTTAGAAGTGTGGAGGATAAAGTCACCGCTTTGCAGGAAAATAGccgcaaaatggaggggacCATCAACGACATATTCGTCAAAATAGAGAGGGCCTCCAATCAGCTGCGCGGCCTCGTTGGTGCCAAGAAGAAGCCGCTCAGCAGCCAGTTGGGCGCGTCCCAGAGCGACGACGATGGGGAGGATGCCCCAACTGGGGAAGCTACCCCAACGGGCGGAGGCGCAGAACAGCGCGCCGAGCAAGTCCCACTGGAAAAGAGAGTCTTCAAGCAAATTCAAATGGAGTCCCTAAAGGAGAAGCTCGCCCTCCTCTTTGAGTGCTTCCAAAGTCACGGCGATAATGCAGTCGTTCGTGAGATTTACCACGTTATAGAGGCCTCCGAAtga